Below is a genomic region from Candidatus Margulisiibacteriota bacterium.
GTGCCTGCTGGACTAACAGCAAACACATATCACATAACGGTAACGAACGCATACGGGACCTCAGCAACAAGCGCGGCGGACCAGTTCACGGTAATAGATGTGAACACCCTTAAACCCACAGTAACAAATGTTAATCCGAACAGCGGAGTTAACAATGCTGCCACAACGGTAGTGGTAACAGGGACAAACTTCACCGGAGCAACAGCGGTAAAGCTGGGTACAACGACCCTTACATATACAGTTGACAGCGCTACACAGATAACGGCAACAGTGCCTGCCGGACTAACAGCAAACACATATCACATAACAGTAACGAACGCGTACGGGACCTCAGCAACAAGCGCGGCAGACCAGTTCACGGTGACCGATCCATTAAGCCAGGTGCCGACAGTAACTGGGATAGTACCAAATACGGGACCGAACAATGTGCCTACTGCAGTGGTGATAACGGGAACGAACTTTACAGGAGTTACGGGAGTAGATCTTGGTTCTACGCCGCTGGCTTCATACACGGTTGACAGCCCGACACAGATAACAGCGACAGTGCCTGCGGGAGTGATACCGGGGGCCTATCATGTAACGGTCACCAACGGGCACGGGACATCAGCGCAGACGCCTGCGGATGTGTTCACAGTAACGGACGGGGGCGGGGACATAATAATAGACAATTATGAAGAGAACGGTCTGCCTGATCCGAGAGGGCAGATGGGCTACTACTTCAATTCAGGGAGCCAGGCGGGAGAGGCGCTGATAGGGGACCCGGCGAACTCTACGGCAACCATCTACGAAGGGCTCAAGTCGATGCAGTTGACATATCCGGGAGCAACAGCGGGACAATGGGGCGGGTACTGGGGCGGCGGGTTGTTGAACCCTGCCTTAGAGGCGATAGACATAAGTTCGGCAAATATGCTGGTGTACTACGTTAAAGGGGACGGGACAGGGAACACGGCAAGGCTGTCGGTAACGGAATACAAGGACGGTACAAATGACGAGGCATACAGAGCGCTTGACAGCTACAAGCTGAACAACAGCGCATCATTCAAAGAGATCAAGGTGCCGTACACGAGGATATGGAGGGATGAATACAGCGGAGCGGTAAAGGATGACAACGTATTTTCCAACAAGGTAAAGAGCTACACCTTTGTGTACGAGGGGACAAACGCGAACGCATTAAGCAGCAACATAGACCTGCTTAAGGCGGTCAACTGGACAGGGCCGATAATAGACCTTCTTGGGCCGAGCCACGGGCCGGTGGGGACAACAGTAACTGTTATCGGAAGGAACTTTGGAGCGACCAAGGGGACAAGCACGATAACGCTGAACGGGGTAGTGGCGGCGACCTCTTCGTGGAACGCGACCAAGATAGTAATGACAGTGCCTGCGGGAGCTGCCAGCGGGCTGGTTGAAGTGACAGTCGGGGGTGCAGTGAGCAACGGAGTGCCGTTCACGGTAACGACAGCGCCTACGCCGGGGCCGATGATAACGGCGGTAACGCCTAATGTTGGTCTGGCTGGGACGACAGTAGTGATAACGGGAACGAACTTCCTGGTAGATCCGGGAGCGGCCAACAGGTCAACGGCATCATACCATGTGACATTCGGTCTCAACAGGATAACAACGAACAATGTGCTTGCGTGGAGCGACACATCGATAACGGTCAAGGTGCCGTCGGTAGCCAACGGTGTATACCCTGTGCAGGTAAGGTCCAATGACAGGGAAAGCAACTTTGTTGACTTTACGGTGGGAATTCCGACCAATGTTCCGCCTGATGCCCCGACCAACCTAAAGGGTGTTGCGGATTCCACCAGCCAGATAACCTGGACCTGGAGCGACAACTCGAACAATGAAACAGGGTTCCAGCTGTTCGATGCCGCAGCTTCTCTTAAGGCGGCAACGGCGGTTAACACTGCATCCACAAAGGAAGCGGGACTGTCGCCCAACACGCCGTATACAAGACATGCGGTGGCCTATAATGCTCACGGGACCTCGGACAAATCCAATACCGAGACCAGATATACTCTGGCCAATCCTCCCGTCAATCTGAAGCAGGCAGGTTCTACGGCTTCCACGATATCGTTCACCTGGAATCCGGGGCCGGGCGGAGCCAGCAAGTACTCTATTTACAGGGCCGAAACGATCACAGAAAAATCGACCATAGACCCGTCAAGCGTAAAGTGGATAAAGCTTGCCGACTCGGCGGTCGAAAGAAAATATACGGACACCGGCTTGAAGCCAAATACCAAGTATCTGTACGGAGTATCGGCTTATAACGGGGACATGATAGAGACCACCGTGATGGGCCTGGATAACATGACGACAATGAGCACGCTGTCAGACGATGTGCCTCCAACTATAACCAATGTCACGTTCAACGACAAGAGCGTGCTGCCCAGGGACATAATAAGAAGGGTCCCGACGCTGAAAGCCACGATCCTTGATGATGTTGCGGTAGATGCTGCGACCATACTTGTTGACCTGGGCGCGCCATACAGCACTTCTTCTGACCCGGCTGTGGCTTACGACGCGGCAACGGGAGCAACGGTCCTGACCCTTGTAAGCCCGCTTTCTGAAGGGGCGCTCACCGTTACGATCACTGCCAAGGATACTTCCGGAAATACGGCGACCCACAGCATAGTTGTAAGGGTGCCGTCGGATGATGTGTATATAGAAGGAGACCTGTTCAATTATCCTAACCCATTCAATCCTCTTGGCGAGGTGACAAAGTTCGGGTTCAACCTAAGCCAGGATGCAAATGTCAACCTGTACCTGTTCGACACCTCCGGCAGGATAGTGCTTAACAGGGCCCACGCGGGCACAGCCGGCTACAACGAGATAGAGTGGAACGGCACCAATGATTATGGAGAGGTCTCGGGCAACGGCGTGTATCTTGCCAGACTTGTCTACGGCAGCAAACTCCTTGGTAAATGCAAGGTGTGGGTGGTGAAGAGATGAACATAGTGAAGAAATACATATCCTTATTTGCAGCACTGGTGCTTACGGCAGGGATAGGGCTTGCCGCAGAGATCGGCTCTTTTTCGGATCCGATGTACATCGGTGTTGGCGCAAGGCCTCTTGGTATGGGCAAGGCTTATGTTGCTGTTGCCCAGGACGGTGAGACACTGTTCCTGAACCCTGCCGGTCTTGGCAGGCTTAACGGCCCTAAACTTACAAGCATGTATTCCTCGCTCATGGGAGATGTCAGCTATATGGCCCTTGCCGGGACTTATCCTCTTGAGGTAGGCTCTGTCGGACTGGGCTATGTTGGTTCGCGCGTTGACAATATATGGATACTCGGCAGCGATGCGGTCTCCGCAGACCATTATCCGACCCCGGCGGGACTCGGAGGCTGGAGCAATAATCTGCTGTTCTTGTCATACGGCTTTCCTCTGTCGGCAGTGACCGAACACGGCAAGGACCTTTATTTTGGCGCCAACCTTAAGTATTTTGATAAAGTAAATTCCGGTACCAGCGATGCCACGGCGGCTGACGGCAGGGGGGTCGATCTTGATCTTGGCGTACTTTATACTCCCAAAGGCTGGCTCAGCCTGGGACTTAACCAGCAAAACATTCTTCCTGCCAGCCTGGGAGGGGTAGTTACCTATAAGAGCGGGATAGAAGAAAGCATACCGTCCATCACAAAGGCAGGCGTCAGCGTGGGTGTGCTAGGAAAGGCTGACAAGGCCCTTATCGAATCCAACATGAAACTGACCCTTGCCGCGGATGCCGACCTTTATCCGTTCGATCCCAAGAGGCAAGCAGGGCTGCATCTGGGCGCCGAATGGTGGCCCATAGAAGCACTTGCCCTGCGTGCCGGTATCGACAAAGATCCCGTTCCTGCTACCGTGAGCGCGGCTGAGGCTACAAACCTTACTGCCGGTGTCGGCCTCAGGCTTAGCGGGATAGCCTTTGATTACGCGTATCATCCGTATTCTTCTATTAAAGAGAACGCGACCCACTACTTCTCTATCTCATATGTCGGAAGCGACGAAGAGAAGAAAAAAGAAGGCTATATCACTATGCTAAAGCCAAGGGACAAGCTTATCACAAGAAGGAACTATGTTACCGTTTCCGGCATAGCTCATCCTTCTGTGGACAGGATAGAGGTCAAC
It encodes:
- a CDS encoding IPT/TIG domain-containing protein, whose translation is ANRSTASYHVTFGLNRITTNNVLAWSDTSITVKVPSVANGVYPVQVRSNDRESNFVDFTVGDPNSYRPTVTNVNPNSGVNNAATTVVVTGTNFTGATAVKLGTTTLTYAVNSATQITATVPAGLTANTYHITVTNAYGTSATSAADQFTVIDVNTLKPTVTNVNPNSGVNNAATTVVVTGTNFTGATAVKLGTTTLTYTVDSATQITATVPAGLTANTYHITVTNAYGTSATSAADQFTVTDPLSQVPTVTGIVPNTGPNNVPTAVVITGTNFTGVTGVDLGSTPLASYTVDSPTQITATVPAGVIPGAYHVTVTNGHGTSAQTPADVFTVTDGGGDIIIDNYEENGLPDPRGQMGYYFNSGSQAGEALIGDPANSTATIYEGLKSMQLTYPGATAGQWGGYWGGGLLNPALEAIDISSANMLVYYVKGDGTGNTARLSVTEYKDGTNDEAYRALDSYKLNNSASFKEIKVPYTRIWRDEYSGAVKDDNVFSNKVKSYTFVYEGTNANALSSNIDLLKAVNWTGPIIDLLGPSHGPVGTTVTVIGRNFGATKGTSTITLNGVVAATSSWNATKIVMTVPAGAASGLVEVTVGGAVSNGVPFTVTTAPTPGPMITAVTPNVGLAGTTVVITGTNFLVDPGAANRSTASYHVTFGLNRITTNNVLAWSDTSITVKVPSVANGVYPVQVRSNDRESNFVDFTVGIPTNVPPDAPTNLKGVADSTSQITWTWSDNSNNETGFQLFDAAASLKAATAVNTASTKEAGLSPNTPYTRHAVAYNAHGTSDKSNTETRYTLANPPVNLKQAGSTASTISFTWNPGPGGASKYSIYRAETITEKSTIDPSSVKWIKLADSAVERKYTDTGLKPNTKYLYGVSAYNGDMIETTVMGLDNMTTMSTLSDDVPPTITNVTFNDKSVLPRDIIRRVPTLKATILDDVAVDAATILVDLGAPYSTSSDPAVAYDAATGATVLTLVSPLSEGALTVTITAKDTSGNTATHSIVVRVPSDDVYIEGDLFNYPNPFNPLGEVTKFGFNLSQDANVNLYLFDTSGRIVLNRAHAGTAGYNEIEWNGTNDYGEVSGNGVYLARLVYGSKLLGKCKVWVVKR
- a CDS encoding S-layer homology domain-containing protein, with the protein product MNIVKKYISLFAALVLTAGIGLAAEIGSFSDPMYIGVGARPLGMGKAYVAVAQDGETLFLNPAGLGRLNGPKLTSMYSSLMGDVSYMALAGTYPLEVGSVGLGYVGSRVDNIWILGSDAVSADHYPTPAGLGGWSNNLLFLSYGFPLSAVTEHGKDLYFGANLKYFDKVNSGTSDATAADGRGVDLDLGVLYTPKGWLSLGLNQQNILPASLGGVVTYKSGIEESIPSITKAGVSVGVLGKADKALIESNMKLTLAADADLYPFDPKRQAGLHLGAEWWPIEALALRAGIDKDPVPATVSAAEATNLTAGVGLRLSGIAFDYAYHPYSSIKENATHYFSISYVGSDEEKKKEGYITMLKPRDKLITRRNYVTVSGIAHPSVDRIEVNKVPLAYDRRTSDRTFSQKIDLPVHGKNLLIIEAFDGKGNLLESHRRRILRLKTFGDVGEDHWARLPIEYCATGDLVEGYPDSSFRPERVLTRAELATILVRAKGESLIDYDPKVKLYPDVALGHWASVYIKTATARGLVVGYPDGTFKPSRIINRVEGVSVLSRFDGLNSPIPEYKPYSDVGLKHWAVGSIEAAKQKGLLDFITSDRLLLKRGLARSEAVEMLAKTDYGKERIDWLLDWERGYGPNSMANVKKPRQFFLRSENY